One region of Jonesiaceae bacterium BS-20 genomic DNA includes:
- the istA gene encoding IS21 family transposase: MASRLGRKKPPLKVLWAQYLQSDAPVGVRHYGYDRFCELVAEHVRVNDLTAPIKHVPGHTMQVDWAGTKMQIIDPISRVTTPVSVFVASLPYSGLVFVYGYLDEKQPAWHDAHRRAFEYVGGVPLLVVPDNASTASNQITKASRARDVIGSYAEFLEHYRTAAVPTGSGAPKEKANVEAGVKVVTNWVIHYLADHVFASLDDLNDAVAQRVEWINDRTPFRGEQRSRRDWFDDLEKQELLELPAQWWEPVQWRKAKVHRDWHIQIDTIKYSVPYKFAGLNVEVRIVGEQLDVLADGAVIATHQRGSHRNGYVTNPEHAPAYLDEMQGLWTRAYFLRQAAKCGPATVTALCMLLDGKKIEAQGFRSCMNILDLGKRGSRPQLEQACKDLIQGGVPRQISYTAVKNALSVVKAEQNQRPQTTGTASRTTRAGSVDLRLPTNRDTSGAHLAGPQAFSLEALTGLPARTEVEDD, from the coding sequence ATTGCCTCGAGGCTTGGGCGTAAGAAGCCTCCTTTGAAGGTTTTGTGGGCGCAGTATTTGCAGTCAGATGCTCCCGTAGGGGTGCGTCATTACGGGTATGACCGGTTTTGTGAACTCGTTGCTGAGCATGTACGGGTCAATGATCTGACGGCTCCGATTAAGCATGTGCCTGGGCATACGATGCAAGTTGACTGGGCGGGCACCAAAATGCAGATCATTGACCCGATCAGCAGAGTCACAACTCCGGTGTCGGTGTTTGTGGCTTCCTTGCCATACTCTGGGCTTGTGTTTGTGTACGGCTACCTTGATGAGAAACAGCCTGCTTGGCATGACGCTCACCGACGCGCTTTTGAGTATGTGGGCGGCGTGCCGTTGCTGGTGGTGCCCGATAATGCATCGACGGCTTCGAACCAGATCACCAAGGCCTCTCGGGCCCGTGATGTCATTGGTTCTTATGCCGAGTTTCTTGAGCACTACCGCACGGCTGCTGTTCCTACGGGATCAGGGGCACCAAAAGAGAAAGCGAACGTCGAAGCTGGGGTCAAAGTTGTCACCAACTGGGTCATCCACTACCTCGCTGACCACGTATTTGCGTCCCTGGACGATCTCAATGACGCTGTTGCGCAACGGGTGGAATGGATCAACGATAGGACCCCATTTCGGGGTGAGCAGCGCAGCCGCAGGGACTGGTTTGACGACCTAGAGAAGCAAGAACTCCTGGAGTTGCCTGCGCAGTGGTGGGAGCCGGTTCAATGGCGTAAAGCCAAAGTGCATCGTGACTGGCATATCCAGATTGACACCATCAAATACTCGGTGCCATACAAGTTTGCTGGTCTGAACGTTGAGGTGCGTATCGTTGGCGAACAACTGGATGTACTTGCTGATGGAGCAGTCATTGCAACTCATCAGCGCGGTAGTCACCGCAACGGGTACGTCACCAACCCTGAACATGCACCAGCTTATCTAGACGAAATGCAGGGGCTGTGGACGCGTGCCTACTTCCTACGGCAAGCCGCAAAATGTGGGCCAGCAACGGTTACCGCACTGTGCATGTTGCTTGATGGTAAGAAGATTGAAGCCCAAGGCTTTCGGTCATGTATGAATATCCTTGATCTTGGCAAGCGTGGCAGCCGGCCACAGCTGGAACAGGCATGCAAAGACCTCATTCAGGGTGGCGTACCACGGCAGATCAGCTACACGGCTGTGAAAAATGCGTTATCAGTGGTCAAAGCTGAGCAAAACCAGCGCCCCCAAACCACAGGTACAGCATCAAGGACCACCCGGGCTGGTTCCGTTGACCTGCGTCTGCCTACCAACCGTGACACCAGTGGTGCCCATCTAGCAGGACCTCAAGCGTTCAGTCTTGAAGCGCTTACTGGCTTGCCTGCAAGAACGGAGGTCGAAGATGATTGA
- a CDS encoding ATP-binding protein, with the protein MIDQHLTEDDMPLFTKLRLTAFGATVIDIANDPSFDQWTFSQKIRHALDQETQARGERRLLKLLKTSRTPNLAACIEDIHYLEGRSLNREVVARLAACRWIDHCTNLVILGSSSVGKSYLAQAMVNAACRHDYTARYYRLDDLANQLAVFHHTDPARLKFLQDLHSCDALFLDDFLTTPISSETAAEILNILAAREGKGATVVTNQFDPQDWYKSLHDAVIAESILNRIVSNAEIVQLAGPNMRRHATLNVERGDTD; encoded by the coding sequence ATGATTGATCAGCACCTGACCGAGGATGACATGCCCCTGTTCACCAAACTCCGGCTGACAGCATTTGGGGCAACCGTCATTGATATTGCAAACGATCCCTCATTTGATCAGTGGACGTTCTCGCAAAAGATCAGACACGCACTTGATCAAGAGACCCAAGCTCGAGGTGAACGGCGCTTGTTGAAACTACTCAAAACATCGCGCACCCCGAACCTGGCCGCCTGCATCGAGGACATTCACTACCTCGAAGGCCGCTCGTTAAACCGTGAAGTTGTTGCCAGGCTTGCGGCATGTAGATGGATAGATCACTGCACAAACCTTGTCATTCTAGGATCATCAAGCGTGGGAAAATCATACCTCGCCCAAGCCATGGTCAACGCCGCCTGCCGCCACGACTACACCGCGAGGTATTACCGATTGGACGATCTCGCTAACCAGCTCGCCGTGTTTCACCACACCGATCCAGCCAGACTGAAGTTCCTCCAGGACCTCCACTCCTGTGATGCACTTTTTTTGGACGACTTTCTCACCACACCGATCAGCAGTGAAACAGCCGCAGAGATCCTCAATATCCTCGCCGCGAGAGAAGGTAAAGGAGCAACTGTGGTAACAAACCAGTTCGATCCCCAGGACTGGTATAAATCGCTGCACGACGCGGTGATTGCTGAATCCATCCTGAACAGGATCGTGTCGAACGCAGAGATCGTGCAACTAGCAGGCCCCAACATGCGCAGACACGCTACCCTGAACGTTGAGAGAGGTGACACCGACTAA
- a CDS encoding DUF2975 domain-containing protein produces the protein MSKIIVLVLRITLVFFLLSAVLAQVLVPSIAADVGKNLPELQHLVVPYAMLAIIAILIFQVAIIAVWKLTSLVTANSLFTPAAPRLCKVILICAAAATALSTLVFGHLILIENNGGPGAVYMLVIGLFVGVAIALTMYVLGQMLDAATREHNELKEVI, from the coding sequence ATGAGCAAGATAATAGTGCTAGTCCTTCGAATCACCCTTGTGTTCTTCTTACTTTCTGCTGTACTGGCTCAAGTGCTAGTGCCGAGCATCGCCGCAGACGTTGGAAAGAACCTTCCGGAACTACAACACCTTGTGGTTCCATACGCAATGCTTGCGATCATCGCGATCCTAATTTTTCAAGTTGCGATCATCGCAGTTTGGAAGCTGACTTCATTGGTCACTGCTAATAGCTTATTTACGCCAGCCGCTCCTAGACTGTGCAAAGTCATTCTGATTTGTGCTGCCGCCGCAACGGCACTGAGCACACTCGTATTCGGCCATCTGATCCTAATTGAGAACAACGGAGGACCAGGAGCTGTATACATGCTTGTGATCGGATTGTTCGTAGGAGTGGCGATTGCGCTAACGATGTACGTTCTCGGTCAAATGCTTGACGCCGCGACACGTGAGCACAATGAATTGAAAGAGGTGATCTAG
- a CDS encoding helix-turn-helix transcriptional regulator: MAIVVDIDVMLARKKMSVGEFAAAVGITPSNVAVLKNGRAKAIRFTTLEAICQVLDCQPGDILRWDISAPTEE; encoded by the coding sequence GTGGCTATCGTCGTTGATATCGACGTCATGTTGGCTAGAAAGAAAATGTCCGTTGGTGAATTTGCGGCTGCTGTAGGAATCACACCGTCAAACGTCGCTGTCCTGAAGAATGGTCGCGCAAAGGCCATACGCTTCACAACGCTAGAAGCAATCTGCCAAGTCTTGGATTGTCAGCCTGGTGACATTTTGCGGTGGGATATCTCAGCTCCAACTGAAGAGTGA